Part of the Mycolicibacterium mageritense genome is shown below.
TGGTTGCCGCCGACGGCGTGCGTCGAGGCGTCGGTCAGGATGATCGAGCCGCCGTTGCCACCGTCGCCGCCGGATGCGCCACCGCTGCCGATGCCGATCAGGCTGTCGCCGCCGGACGCGCCACCACCGTGGCCGCCGCTCATGTCGACGTCGCTGATCACCGGGCCGTCATTGCCCGAGATCAGGTCGCCGCCGGCGTGCTGCGAGCTGTCCTCGATGTTGTTGTCCTCACCGATCGCGACGTGCGATCCGGAGCCGGCCCAGACGTCACCGTTGTTGGTGGTGTTGCCGTCGCCGAGCACCGCGCCGTCACCGCTGACGATGTCGCCCTTGTTCTCGCCGTCGACCACCACGCCGCCGTTGGTGGCGGTGTTGGTGCTCTTGTCGCCGAGGGTGATGTCACCGAAGCCCAGGTTGAACGCACCCTGCTGGGCGTTGGCGCCGGCGTCCTGGTTGGGGCTCATGATCGGGACGTTGTTGTGGCTGGCCAGATCGGTGTCGTTGTGGCTCGCGAAATCGGTGTTGTTGCGGCTGGCCACCTCCGGCGCGAACTGCGTCTGCGGGGAGAAGGGCGAAGCCACCTGGTTCGCGAACTGCGCGGGGATGCTGTGGTGGTCGGCGACCGCACGCTGCAGGCCCAGCACCGGGTTGCCACCGCCGAGCAGCGCGCCGGCCGGGGCCGCGGTCGCGGCGACGGCGTGCAGCTGGGCCGCGGTGACGTTGGGCAGACCGGCGTCACGCAGGCTGCCGTCCGGGTCGGCGATGAACGACGCGGCCGAGGCCGGGCTGCGGAACAGGTCGAGGATGAAGTCGATCAGAGAGATTGCCATTGCTCCAACCCTTTCGGTTGTTGTCGGGAAGTCTGGTTCGAAGTCCCCCGCCGGGCTGTCCGGCGATCTGGAGACAACGTTATGGGCCCGTCGACACACCGGAAACGGGGTCGATTCCCCTCCCTGCCGCGCACCACCCCGGGGTGGCCGGGGGTACCCCGTTAGGGGGTTAGGGGATCCCCAGGGGAACATGTTGGCAAAGTGACTCACCCGTGATTGGACCGATATTTACGCAGCTAGAAACAAAAAAACGCGCACGGCCGGATGGCCGTGCGCGAATTTCCTTGTTGGAGTTGTCAGTCGAAGAGGTCGAAGCCGGCACCGCCGTCGTTGTGGTGAAGGTCGTCGATGTTGTCGACGACGGGCTGGGCCCAGTCGGTATCGATCACGTGGTCGACCGCAGCGGGTGCTTCATCAATCAGTGGCTCACTGAACTGCAGCGATGCGTCGTGGAGGGGTTCCTGGGGCAGGCCCGCATCACTGATGGTGTCCATCCCGCTCGACACCACGTGGTCGGGCTGGTCGATCACCTGCCGGGTGAGGTCGTGCGCGGTGCCGACGGGAACATGGTCATCGAACGCGTCGAACGCCGCTGTCGCGGCGCCACTGGCCCACACGTTGCCTGCCGGCTCGGCCGCGAAGCTGTCGAGCCCGCCGGTCGGCGCGGTCATCGACAGCGACTCGGACACCACCGGGATCAGATTGTTCACATCGACGCTGGTCACGTCGGTCAGATGGGCGTCTGCGATAGCCTGTGACGGATCAGCCGCATAGCGGGCCGCCGCGTCGGGATCTCGCACCAAGGACATCACGAAGTCCAACAACGAGTTAGCCATCACACACCTCCTCCGCGGCTGCTGAGATTGTCGGAACACCCATGTCGGGCTCGGTTCCGATGCTATCCACCCGTAGCTCCGCTGGGATCGGTGCCGAGCCCACCCCGCAGGCCGACCCATTAGGGGACGGACCATTAGGGGATTCGCGCCACTAGGGGATCAATGCCGGGCTTCGCAGGGCCGAGCCGCTAGGGTGAAGACCGGCCCAGACAACAGGAGTGACGCCTGATGACCGACTCACTGGGGTTGTCGATCGGGATGACCAACCTCGTGGCAGCCCGCGAAGGCCGCCCACCGGTGCTTCGCCGATCGATCCTCACGCTGTTCAATGACCGTGCGCCCGTGGTCGGCGACTACCCCGGGCACGGGTTGGCGTTGACAGGTTTCGTCGACCGCGTGGGTGATCCGGTGCCCATCGTCGCGGCCGACGGCTCCCAGCACCGCGGCGAACTGGTACTGGCCGAGGCCTTGGATGCCATGGCCCGCACGGTCGACGGTGGCGCCCCGATCACCATCGCGGTGCCCGCGTACTGGGGTCCGGGGGCGGTCGGCGCACTGCGCGGTGCGCTGCGAAACAAGCCGTCCCTGGCTCCCGACGGCGTACCGGCGACGTTGGTGCCCGATTCGTTGACCGCACTGGCCGCGCTACGTGCCAACCCCGGATTGCCCGCCGACGGCGTGGTGGTGTTGTGCGACTTCGGCGGCAGCGGTACCAATGTCACGTTGGCCGACGCAGGCGCCGACTTCGCCACCATCGGGCAGACCGTCCGCTTCCCGGAGTTCTCCGGCGATCAGATCGATCAGTCGCTGCTCAACCACGTGATCGCCGGGGTCGCCGCGGCGGGCAACGCCGACCCGGCGGGCACCGCAGCGGTCGGTTCCCTGGCACGGCTGCGCGACGAATGCCGTCAGGCCAAGGAACGGCTTTCGGCGGAGACCACCGCGGTGGTGCCCGTCGATCTGCCCGGGTTCACCTCCGATGTCCGGGTCACGCGTCCCGAGCTCGAGCAGCTGGTCGCCGAACCACTGTCCGGTCTGCTGAGCACCATCGAAGACACGTTGCAGCGCAACAACATTCCGCAGAGCAGCATCGCCGCCGTCGCGACCGTCGGCGGTGGTGCCGCGATTCCGGTGGTGACGCAACGCCTTTCGGAGCGGCTGCAGGCACCGGTGGTCACGGCGCCGCTACCGCAGTTCGTCGCGGCAGCCGGGGCCGCGGTGGTGGCCGATCGGGTCGCCGAAGCCGGCGCGCCCACCGGGATGGCGCCCGGGATCGTCGCGGCCGACGCCCCGACCGGCATGGCGCCCGGGATCACCGCGGCCGACGCGCCCACCGGGTTGGCACCGGGCCTCAGCGGCGCGGACGCCCCCACGGGCATGGCCCCCGGCGCGGACCCGTCGAACTTCAGCGCGTTGGCCTGGTCGCAGGACGACGTGCCGACCGAGGAACCCGTGCCGTACGCGGGTGCCGACTACAGCTCTGATTACGCCGACGCTGCTACGGGCGCCACCGCGGCGCGTCCGCCGATCGCGTTCACCCATGACGAGGAGACGTTCGAGGCCGAGCCGGGCCCGCTGCCCTGGTACAAGCGCCCGCCGATTCTGTTCGGCGCGGCCGCCGCGGCCGTGCTGCTCGCGGCAGGCGGGCTTGCGGTGACGCTGACCAGCGGCACCGGTGATTCCACGCCGGTGACCGAGACCAGCACCACCTATTCGATGGGTCCGTCGCCGGAAGGCCCACCGCCCGAACCGATCACGACCGTGACGGTCGGCCCGGACGGCCAGGGCACCACGACCGTCGTAGTGCCTCCGCCGCCCCCGCCGAGCAGCACCACGACCACCGAGTCGACCACGAGCCCTACCACCACGACGACGACCACAACCACGACGACCACAACGACCACCACGACGACACCGACGACCACCACGACGCGGACCACAACGACGACGACCCAGCCGCCGACCACCACGAAACCGCCGACCACGACGCAGCCGCCGGTCACCACGACGGTGGAGGTTCCGGACAACTCCGGCGAAGGCGCCTGACAGTCGCGATGGCCGAGACCGGGCCGGAGCGCCTCGCGAATCTGCCCCCGGCCGCCCGCGGGGCTGTCGGAGCCGTGTTGGACGCCCCCGCACTGCCGGTCAAGCTGCTGTTCTCCGGCGGTATCGGCACCGGCAAGAGTTCGGTGCTCAGCGTCGTTCGCACGGCGCTACGCGATGCCGGGCAGGTGGTGCTGACCCGGCCGCCACGTCCCGAAGACGCGCCCGATGCCGCGTTCGTGGTCGACGACGCGCACCTGCTCGACGACGCCGACCTCGACCTGCTCACCGAACGGGTCAGCGACCCGGCCGCGACCGTCGTCGCAGCAACGGCGCCGTTGGTGCATCGGCAGGCGTTGTCGGCGTTGATCACGGCCGCCCAGCGGGAAAACCCGGTGGTGTCGCTGGGTGCCCTACCGGCCGCGGAGGTGAATCGCATCGTCGGGGCCGCGACTCCGGAGGCCGGCAGGTCGGTGCTGGCCGCGACCGCAGGCTTGCCGTTCCTGGTCGACGCCGCGGCGAATTCGCCCGCCGCAGCCGAGGACGCCGCCCGGTACGCGTTGATCGAACGGTTGCGCGGCATCGACGACCGCACCAGGGACACCCTGCTGATCACGTCGTTGAGCCAGGATCTGGGGTCCGACGACGTCGCGGCAGCCCTGCACCTGACGGGCGCCGAGGCACTGGCGGTCGTCGACCGGGCGCGGGCCAGCGGCCTGCTCGAGCCGTCCCACGACCGTGC
Proteins encoded:
- a CDS encoding IniB N-terminal domain-containing protein is translated as MAISLIDFILDLFRSPASAASFIADPDGSLRDAGLPNVTAAQLHAVAATAAPAGALLGGGNPVLGLQRAVADHHSIPAQFANQVASPFSPQTQFAPEVASRNNTDFASHNDTDLASHNNVPIMSPNQDAGANAQQGAFNLGFGDITLGDKSTNTATNGGVVVDGENKGDIVSGDGAVLGDGNTTNNGDVWAGSGSHVAIGEDNNIEDSSQHAGGDLISGNDGPVISDVDMSGGHGGGASGGDSLIGIGSGGASGGDGGNGGSIILTDASTHAVGGNQTTVGGDYGSDNTQDNSVNTSVQTETTHSIEDNSSSYESNIGSGNDTAFASNNDVASHNDTSFGSHNDTSSALGSGNSYESQSHTDVASHNATDTGFDAF
- a CDS encoding Rv0340 family IniB-related protein; this encodes MANSLLDFVMSLVRDPDAAARYAADPSQAIADAHLTDVTSVDVNNLIPVVSESLSMTAPTGGLDSFAAEPAGNVWASGAATAAFDAFDDHVPVGTAHDLTRQVIDQPDHVVSSGMDTISDAGLPQEPLHDASLQFSEPLIDEAPAAVDHVIDTDWAQPVVDNIDDLHHNDGGAGFDLFD
- a CDS encoding Hsp70 family protein translates to MTDSLGLSIGMTNLVAAREGRPPVLRRSILTLFNDRAPVVGDYPGHGLALTGFVDRVGDPVPIVAADGSQHRGELVLAEALDAMARTVDGGAPITIAVPAYWGPGAVGALRGALRNKPSLAPDGVPATLVPDSLTALAALRANPGLPADGVVVLCDFGGSGTNVTLADAGADFATIGQTVRFPEFSGDQIDQSLLNHVIAGVAAAGNADPAGTAAVGSLARLRDECRQAKERLSAETTAVVPVDLPGFTSDVRVTRPELEQLVAEPLSGLLSTIEDTLQRNNIPQSSIAAVATVGGGAAIPVVTQRLSERLQAPVVTAPLPQFVAAAGAAVVADRVAEAGAPTGMAPGIVAADAPTGMAPGITAADAPTGLAPGLSGADAPTGMAPGADPSNFSALAWSQDDVPTEEPVPYAGADYSSDYADAATGATAARPPIAFTHDEETFEAEPGPLPWYKRPPILFGAAAAAVLLAAGGLAVTLTSGTGDSTPVTETSTTYSMGPSPEGPPPEPITTVTVGPDGQGTTTVVVPPPPPPSSTTTTESTTSPTTTTTTTTTTTTTTTTTTPTTTTTRTTTTTTQPPTTTKPPTTTQPPVTTTVEVPDNSGEGA